TTTATATCCCTCACTGTCTTAAAAGCTACTATGAAGACATTCCCTAATTTTGGTACGACTATGTCGGAATTATAGCATAATGCCATCTAAATTGCAATCTAGACAACATCTGTTACCATTTGCCATGTTGTGCTATAATATTTACCATGTTATGAGCAAGGAGGCGCTCCATGAGTTCGACGAACAGCAAACAAGAAAGCAAACCGTCTAAACGTCCCGCGAAAAAGAATTATACCCCATTCATTGCAATTGCTATTATCATTTTTATTGTGATGGTTACCGGGGCTGGGCTAGGCTTTCTTACTGCCAGCATCCATACTGCACCTGGCCTATCAGGAGAATTTCGCCCGGCTGCGTCTTCGCAAATGTTTGACGTAAACGGAAAGCTGATCACAACCATTCATTCGGTTGAAAATCGTATTCCGGTCAGTTTGAGCAAGATTCCTAAAAATCTGCAATCCGCTTTTTTAGCAGCGGAGGATATCCGGTTTTATCAGCACTCAGGTATTGATGTCCGCGCGATTGGTCGGGCAGTTTTATCTAATATCCTTGACCGCGGAGTATCTGAAGGCGGCAGCACGATAACTCAACAACTGGCCAAGAATGCCTTATTGACGCAAGAGCGAACGTTAAAGCGTAAAATCCAGGAAGCAGTACTATCTCTGCAAATTGAACGTCAGTATTCTAAACAAGAGATTTTTGAAATGTACCTAAACCAAATTTACTTCGGCGCGGGCGCGTATGGGGTGCAAGCTGCCGCTCAAGTATATTTCGGGAAAAATGTAGAAGATTTGTCCCTTGGTGAGTGCGCTCTTCTTGCGGGCATTCCCAAAAGCCCTAACTATTATTCTCCCTTAAATAACATTAAAGTTGCTAAAGAACGCCAAATGATAGTATTAGATCAGATGGTGAAGTATGGCTTTATTGACAGCACTACTGCCGGTAAAGCGGCAAAAGCAGAGATAAAGTTGGCTGCTAAGTCAGGCGATCCCTCTGGGGTAGGCGCATATTTCATCGACTATATCACACAAATTCTAATCGATAAGTATGGAGCAGATGCCGTTTACAAGGACGGACTAAAAATCTATACGACTTTGGATATCGATCTACAGAAAACTGCCGAAAAGGTCATGACACAATTACCAACGACCGGCCAAATTAAAGGGGTTAAACAGCCCCAAGGCGCGTTGGTTTGTATTGACCCTCACACCGGTTATATTAAAGCTATGGTCGGTGGCCGAGGCGGCGACCAATTCAACCGTGCCGTCTTGGCAGAACGCCAACCGGGCTCAGCCTTTAAACCATTCGTCTATTTAGCTGCCGTGGAGAATGGCATGACTGCCGCCTCAATCGTCGACGATAAGAAAATCACCTATGCTGGCGGCTGGACTCCGCTGAACTATGATCATAAATTTCGCGGACCAGTTCCGCTTCGCACAGCACTTGAACTATCGTTAAACGGCGTTGCCGTGCAATTGGCCCAACAGGTCGGGCCGGATAAGGCGTTGTACTTAGCGCAGCAAATGGGAATATCCACATTAGTTATGCAGGGATCAGTCAACGATCGTAATCTCGCGATGTCGTTAGGCGGTCTTACTCGTGGCGTTACTCCACTGGAAATTGCCAGCGCTTATGGTGTTTTGGCCAATCAGGGGGTAAGAATGGAACCCACAGCTATTGTCAAGGTAGTTGGTCGTAATGGTCAAGTCCTAGAAGAAAACAAGCCCCAAGGCAAAGCAGTAATTAACGAACGAAGTGCATACCTTCTTACAGATATGATGAAAGGCGTCCTGCAGCGAGGCACGGGAACTGGCGCAAATATTGGACGACCGGCAGCCGGTAAAACCGGTACGACCAGTGATTACAACGATGCCTGGTTCATCGGCTATACACCAGATTTAGTTACTGCTGTTTGGATGGGTAACGATAATAACGAGTACTTGGATGGAATTACTGGCGGCACAATCCCTGCCACTATTTGGCAAGAGTTTATGAGCGCAGCTGTAGCCAAAATGCCTTGGCGCGACTTCCCGCGCCCCAGCGGGTTTGTCACAGCAACAGTATCAACTAAGGATGGCCTATTAGCAAAAGATCCTAAGGATAAAGACGCTCGTACAGAACTATTTATTTCGGGGACACAACCTAATAAAATCTCAACATATGACCCGAAAAAGGAAAAAAAACCAGGCGAAAAAGATCTGCCCGATAGTAAGTCCGATCCCGCTAAGGCAGACGAAAAGCTGCCACCACCCCCACCCCGCGGTGACACAACTGCCCCCATACCACCACCGCCACCACCCGATAAACCGGTTTCAGCCAAACCTGGAACATAATCGTCTGGCAAGCAAAAAAAACACGCGCGAATAACG
The genomic region above belongs to Anaerosporomusa subterranea and contains:
- a CDS encoding transglycosylase domain-containing protein, translated to MSSTNSKQESKPSKRPAKKNYTPFIAIAIIIFIVMVTGAGLGFLTASIHTAPGLSGEFRPAASSQMFDVNGKLITTIHSVENRIPVSLSKIPKNLQSAFLAAEDIRFYQHSGIDVRAIGRAVLSNILDRGVSEGGSTITQQLAKNALLTQERTLKRKIQEAVLSLQIERQYSKQEIFEMYLNQIYFGAGAYGVQAAAQVYFGKNVEDLSLGECALLAGIPKSPNYYSPLNNIKVAKERQMIVLDQMVKYGFIDSTTAGKAAKAEIKLAAKSGDPSGVGAYFIDYITQILIDKYGADAVYKDGLKIYTTLDIDLQKTAEKVMTQLPTTGQIKGVKQPQGALVCIDPHTGYIKAMVGGRGGDQFNRAVLAERQPGSAFKPFVYLAAVENGMTAASIVDDKKITYAGGWTPLNYDHKFRGPVPLRTALELSLNGVAVQLAQQVGPDKALYLAQQMGISTLVMQGSVNDRNLAMSLGGLTRGVTPLEIASAYGVLANQGVRMEPTAIVKVVGRNGQVLEENKPQGKAVINERSAYLLTDMMKGVLQRGTGTGANIGRPAAGKTGTTSDYNDAWFIGYTPDLVTAVWMGNDNNEYLDGITGGTIPATIWQEFMSAAVAKMPWRDFPRPSGFVTATVSTKDGLLAKDPKDKDARTELFISGTQPNKISTYDPKKEKKPGEKDLPDSKSDPAKADEKLPPPPPRGDTTAPIPPPPPPDKPVSAKPGT